The Narcine bancroftii isolate sNarBan1 chromosome 11, sNarBan1.hap1, whole genome shotgun sequence genome has a window encoding:
- the LOC138746184 gene encoding monocarboxylate transporter 2-like isoform X3 translates to MVLQWRERERQQRDSGPISSMLVNKYGSRPVMMSGGLLCSIGMIAASFCNNILGLFMCVGCIAGLGLAFNLQPALTMIGKYFYKKRPIANGIAMAGSPVFLSTFAPLNQYLVNVFGWRGSFFILGGIVLNCCVAGSLMRPLQPTKPSIVKDAQSTASNKYESKEVGDGLQQEKKKKKTIFELINKQLDLSLFKHRGFLIYLSGNVIMFFGFFAPIVFLAPYAKHMGIDDYSAAFLLSILAFVDMFARPSMGLLANSRWIRPKIQYFFSFAVFYNGFCHVMCPLASNYVGLVVYAIFFGFAFGMVSAVLFETLMDLVGAKRFSSAVGLVTIVECGPVLLGPPLAGWLVDVTQDYRYMYLVCGSVVILSSIYLFIANAINYRLLAKERKMAEEKKKASADGAELKDVCGSAPDDDDIEISPQILMANSSERETNI, encoded by the exons atggtgctacagtggagggagagagagaggcaacagcgcgactcgg GCCCCATAAGCAGCATGTTGGTGAACAAGTATGGGTCTCGTCCAGTGATGATGTCAGGGGGATTACTATGTTCAATTGGAATGATTGCTGCTTCATTCTGCAATAATATTCTTGGGCTTTTTATGTGCGTGGGTTGCATTGCAG GTCTCGGATTGGCTTTTAATCTTCAGCCAGCCTTAACTATGATTGGGaagtatttttacaagaaacgcCCCATTGCTAATGGAATCGCAATGGCTGGGAGCCCAGTGTTCCTGAGTACTTTTGCACCTCTGAACCAATATTTGGTCAATGTCTTCGGTTGGCGAGGCAGCTTCTTTATACTGGGAGGAATAGTATTGAACTGCTGTGTGGCAGGATCCTTAATGAGGCCCCTCCAACCCACAAAACCCAGCATTGTGAAAGACGCACAGTCAACTGCCTCCAACAAATATGAAAGCAAAGAAGTGGGCGATGGACTGCAgcaggaaaagaagaaaaaaaagaccaTCTTTGAACTGATTAACAAGCAACTAGATCTCAGCCTCTTCAAACACCGGGGGTTTCTGATCTATCTATCAGGCAACGTCATCATGTTTTTTGGCTTCTTTGCTCCAATTGTGTTCTTGGCTCCTTATGCAAAGCACATGGGTATAGATGATTATTCTGCAGCATTTCTGCTTTCTATTCTTGCTTTTGTGGACATGTTCGCAAGGCCCAGCATGGGGTTGCTTGCAAACTCTCGATGGATCAGACCAAAGATCCAATATTTCTTCAGTTTTGCTGTCTTCTACAATGGCTTTTGCCATGTCATGTGTCCATTGGCAAGTAACTATGTAGGCCTGGTGGTCTATGCAATTTTCTTTGGTTTTGCCTTTGGAATGGTGAGTGCAGTTCTCTTCGAAACTCTGATGGATCTGGTTGGTGCCAAGAGGTTCTCCAGTGCAGTGGGACTCGTCACCATCGTAGAGTGCGGCCCTGTCCTTCTGGGACCACCGCTGGCAG GATGGTTGGTGGATGTAACGCAAGATTACAGGTACATGTACCTGGTCTGTGGAAGCGTTGTGATACTATCGAGCATCTATTTGTTCATTGCAAATGCTATCAACTACCGACTGTTGGCAAAAGAAAGGAAGATGGCAGAGGAGAAAAAGAAAGCATCGGCGGACGGTGCAGAACTAAAAGACGTCTGTGGGAGTGCGCCAGACGATGATGATATTGAAATCAGCCCTCAGATTCTGATGGCAAATTCCTCCGAGAGAGAAACTAATATTTAG
- the LOC138746184 gene encoding monocarboxylate transporter 2-like isoform X4 — MLVNKYGSRPVMMSGGLLCSIGMIAASFCNNILGLFMCVGCIAGLGLAFNLQPALTMIGKYFYKKRPIANGIAMAGSPVFLSTFAPLNQYLVNVFGWRGSFFILGGIVLNCCVAGSLMRPLQPTKPSIVKDAQSTASNKYESKEVGDGLQQEKKKKKTIFELINKQLDLSLFKHRGFLIYLSGNVIMFFGFFAPIVFLAPYAKHMGIDDYSAAFLLSILAFVDMFARPSMGLLANSRWIRPKIQYFFSFAVFYNGFCHVMCPLASNYVGLVVYAIFFGFAFGMVSAVLFETLMDLVGAKRFSSAVGLVTIVECGPVLLGPPLAGWLVDVTQDYRYMYLVCGSVVILSSIYLFIANAINYRLLAKERKMAEEKKKASADGAELKDVCGSAPDDDDIEISPQILMANSSERETNI, encoded by the exons ATGTTGGTGAACAAGTATGGGTCTCGTCCAGTGATGATGTCAGGGGGATTACTATGTTCAATTGGAATGATTGCTGCTTCATTCTGCAATAATATTCTTGGGCTTTTTATGTGCGTGGGTTGCATTGCAG GTCTCGGATTGGCTTTTAATCTTCAGCCAGCCTTAACTATGATTGGGaagtatttttacaagaaacgcCCCATTGCTAATGGAATCGCAATGGCTGGGAGCCCAGTGTTCCTGAGTACTTTTGCACCTCTGAACCAATATTTGGTCAATGTCTTCGGTTGGCGAGGCAGCTTCTTTATACTGGGAGGAATAGTATTGAACTGCTGTGTGGCAGGATCCTTAATGAGGCCCCTCCAACCCACAAAACCCAGCATTGTGAAAGACGCACAGTCAACTGCCTCCAACAAATATGAAAGCAAAGAAGTGGGCGATGGACTGCAgcaggaaaagaagaaaaaaaagaccaTCTTTGAACTGATTAACAAGCAACTAGATCTCAGCCTCTTCAAACACCGGGGGTTTCTGATCTATCTATCAGGCAACGTCATCATGTTTTTTGGCTTCTTTGCTCCAATTGTGTTCTTGGCTCCTTATGCAAAGCACATGGGTATAGATGATTATTCTGCAGCATTTCTGCTTTCTATTCTTGCTTTTGTGGACATGTTCGCAAGGCCCAGCATGGGGTTGCTTGCAAACTCTCGATGGATCAGACCAAAGATCCAATATTTCTTCAGTTTTGCTGTCTTCTACAATGGCTTTTGCCATGTCATGTGTCCATTGGCAAGTAACTATGTAGGCCTGGTGGTCTATGCAATTTTCTTTGGTTTTGCCTTTGGAATGGTGAGTGCAGTTCTCTTCGAAACTCTGATGGATCTGGTTGGTGCCAAGAGGTTCTCCAGTGCAGTGGGACTCGTCACCATCGTAGAGTGCGGCCCTGTCCTTCTGGGACCACCGCTGGCAG GATGGTTGGTGGATGTAACGCAAGATTACAGGTACATGTACCTGGTCTGTGGAAGCGTTGTGATACTATCGAGCATCTATTTGTTCATTGCAAATGCTATCAACTACCGACTGTTGGCAAAAGAAAGGAAGATGGCAGAGGAGAAAAAGAAAGCATCGGCGGACGGTGCAGAACTAAAAGACGTCTGTGGGAGTGCGCCAGACGATGATGATATTGAAATCAGCCCTCAGATTCTGATGGCAAATTCCTCCGAGAGAGAAACTAATATTTAG